Within the Micromonospora citrea genome, the region GGTGCTGGCCACCGCGGGCATCGCCGGCTACCGGCTGGGCGCCGGGGCGGACCTGCCGCCGCTGCTGCTCGACGATGACGAGGCCGTCGCGGTCGCGATGGGCCTGCGTACGGCCGCCGGCGGCTCGATCACCGGCATCGAGGAGACCTCGGTGCGCGCCCTGGCCAAGCTCGAACAGGTGCTGCCGTCCCGGCTGCGTCACCGGATCAACGCCCTGCACACGGTGACGGTGCCGATGGCGAACACCGGTCCCACCGTCGACCCGAGCACCCTCACCGCCATCGCCGCCGCCTGCCGCGACTCGCTGCGCCTGCGCTTCGACTACCGCACCCACGACGGAGCGAGCAGCATCCGCACGACGGAGCCGCACCGGCTGGTGCACTCGGGTCGCCGTTGGTACCTGGTCGGCTGGGACGTCGACCGCCGGGACTGGCGTACCTACCGCGTGGACCGCCTCGACCCGCGCACACCGACCGGCCCCCGGTTCA harbors:
- a CDS encoding helix-turn-helix transcriptional regulator, encoding MWETSARLLRLLSLLQTRRDWSGAELAERLEVTPRTVRRDVDRLRGLGYPVLATAGIAGYRLGAGADLPPLLLDDDEAVAVAMGLRTAAGGSITGIEETSVRALAKLEQVLPSRLRHRINALHTVTVPMANTGPTVDPSTLTAIAAACRDSLRLRFDYRTHDGASSIRTTEPHRLVHSGRRWYLVGWDVDRRDWRTYRVDRLDPRTPTGPRFTPRTPPDPDVGGYTSRAVSTSAYRYQARFTLHVSAETAAERIAPTTGTLEPIDERSCTLRAGSNSLDELGIYVATMGFDFQVHEPPELVEHVRTLAARLAGATG